AAATGCGCTTTGCCATATATGTTCATTGTATTAGAAGTGGCCTTTACATGTGCGGATAAGCTATAGCCAACCAAGGGAGAAATAAAATCACTATGGGcccataaagaaaaaaaagagagcaaTCTTCACAACATTTTACagggaaaaaaggaaaattcaaGAAGATAAAACAAGAAAGGGAGGAAGAGGGCACGAAACAAGCCGGACCATTTGATGGAGAATTTATTATTTCAGAGCActaaaaattcaagaagatAATTTTCACTTATTTCAGCTAATAGCAAGAGAATAGGGCCAATGGCCATCATATCTTaacccaaaataaattaaatttcggATGTAGTGAATAGTTCCTTCAACTAGTAGCGCCATTTGCGGGTGTACATCTGACGTGGAAGATGACAAAGCGCACTCTACATGATTGGGTCTGTCTCCACGTAGGAAAAGCAACTCCAACCTGGCAAAATTGACGTCGGCACCATCgccaacaaaagaaaaacaaatattattgtaatttttgtacGATCCCAATTAATGATATCACAAAATTCACAATCAGAGCATCCAGCTCCAACCCGTGTGTCAAAATATCAtgtcaatttttatattttatagataaatgTATAACCCATTAAATTCGAGTATTTGATGGATGCTGTTGCAATTATTAgagaaattcaattaaattaaaattttccatCTCAAATGTGCATGTGACATCCCATCACCAGATTGAATATTTCCTCCAACAAGGCCAGGAGGAGTCGCTTTCTGGCTGATACTGGATGCTCCATTCTTCACACCATGAGCACCGTCGATTCCCTCCTACGCTTTTTGACTAAAATCCGACGGCCACCGCTCGTCCTGGTTCCACGAGGCGGCTGCGCTACACGTGTACATTCAGGTCCGCCCGGTATAAAAGGACCCAGAGCCGAACACTTCCATTATCTAGCAGTAAAAGCTAGAAAACAAaagcataaaaaagaaaaggcgcTGAAAGGTCAAAATGAATGTAACCTGCACGCACCCcacaaacatataaaattaatacgTAGAGAAAATTAATACGTAGAGATAGACCGACACACCCAGACCCCCTCACCGAAATACCAAGGGCCAAGCGATGCTAGTTGGGTCCACATCTAACAGCACCCTGTGTATGTAAGGACCAAGATACCCTCCCTGGGGAGGCAGAATTACGTTGAGGTCATTTTCGTCCGATTCTTATAAGGGCAAAGGAGGCATGTACAGGGGATTTGGGAAGCTTCCTGATTTCTCACTCTTACCAATCCCCCACCTCGATAACTTTTCGTTTCACTATTTGACAAAATTGGAGGCTGGAACTTTGTATCCTTTTCTATCGGAAGGTTAACACAGTTGAGAAAACattctttttgttaaaaaaaaatacaataataaaaatatttaaagaaatacGACCTAATCTGAGACAACGGAGGGCATTTCGGTCAAATTGAGAAATACATGACCCCTGGCTTTCCTGGAGGCGAAGCCGAGAGAGAATGACAGGCGACCGGAAAAGGAGGCTAGAAGAAAACGTGATCGCCTTATCCCCCTTCAGCTGACCCTCACGTGACTGTAATTTCCCCGCCACAATAAGGGCAATTCGGTCCAAATAAAATCTAAGCAAAACACGAAAAATTAAATACTCGTTCGTATCGGACGCGGACGGTGACTCACCGGCCGCCGATCGGAGATCCACGTCATGCGGGGGCATTTTCGTCAACTTGACAAGACAAGCGAGTGCTGAAAACGATGTTCGGGGATCGGCGAGCGGAGCCACGGCTTCACGGGCCATACAGTAAATGAGACCGGCCAGAGAGGATAGAATCGTCATTTAAACGCAAAGGCACATCAGTAACGTCTCGTCGACGGATGAACGAACAGCGACTTCGGAAAGTACTTCGATTACCAGACTCGTTCCCATGGAATTATACCGCACAAACAGGGGTAGTTCGGTCAACACGGAGACATTGATACAGACACAGATCAGGCCGCCGGAAAGTTAACACGGTCATCGGAAGATGATAAGGCAGGCAATTGCGGAGTTATAAGACGATGAATAAAGTGAAACTTCGTCGAGTTCAGAAAATAAAGAGAGCTCTGAGAGCGGAAAGGACTCGGAATCCAAAAGAGTGAGATGAAACCAGACTCGCTGGCCGACGTTATTTCAGACAAACGGAAAAAGTGCGACACTCCGCCGCCGCATGCGAAGGAGGAGATACGAACCTTGGATCTGCCGCCGGAGAAACAATCGGAAGGCCGGCTGGACTCGTCACATCCGTCGCTGGGAGAGCCGTCCCCGCCCCCGCCGCAGCTCCAGGAGAGCGGCGTCGTGGGGCTGCACCTCGTCGAGTCTCCCTCCTTCCTCAACACCGCCGGCTTCGACCTCGGCTGGCGCTGCCCCCACCGCGGCAGCGACACCGTCGGCTGTTTCGGCCGCGGCAACGCCAGGGACTCCGTCGACTGCTTCAGCCGGAACAAGAGCTCCGCCACCACCGCGTCGTCCGTCAACGCCGCTGCAACCCACTCGTCCGCCGTCATCTGTGTTCCCGGTTGGTCTTCAACCTctagagagaaaggagagaaagagatggggtAGGGGTGGCGCAGAGAGAGAAATCTCTGAAGCTCAGTGGGCAATAAACAACGAGAATTGGGTGAgtgaatgcatatatatataagggggccatacatatatatagatatatgtatatccATCCGGTTTACGGTTTTGTGTGTGGCGAAGGTGTAGATTCCATTCCAGTTCTCCGCTGGGCCGCTTGACTCTTTTAGTCTTTTTCGCGTGCCATGGGGGGCCCACTCGACCGCGTGGCACTGACACCTCCCCCGTTTTGCTATGCCTAGGGTTTCCATAGTATGGGACTGATTAGTTGGATCTCATCTTCGCCTTCCTTTTCACCGGAGCCGCTTGATTACTACCTGGGAATGCGTGAGAGACAGATCGTACATTTAGCGACTAGGCTGCAGGCTGCATCGGATTTCTGCTCCTCTTCCGAATACTTCCCTTTAAATGCCGGTCACGTGCGATCGTGTAAGCCCCTACCTATCCCTTACTAATTCCGTTGGAAATAAAAttcttcaaaatagtcttttttttttttttttttttgttgctatgTGCCTAGAATATTTGAAGTTAAAAAGTCAAATATTACCTTAGCAAAGAAAAGGtgttaatttcaaaaacttaccCAATTTTTGTCgatcaattaattttacaacagATGAAAACTTATCAATTTCACATACCAGTTTCTAAGTTTGTATTAATTtcacaatataattaaaatttaaataagtaatactcttttaatatatcaattattcatttttttaatttaaccacGTAGTTTGTAATCAGGAGAGTTCAAGCGATGGAAGACTAATGTTTTATATTTGCACATAGTGAAGTTCTATTTTGtatcataaaagaaaaataatttcaaaattttataaaaatattaaaaaaaaatagtagacAGATTTTGAATTGAAAGTGAcggtaaattaatattaaaaaaaataatattaaagaaaGATATAACTGTAATGAGAAAATATTCAGAACTGAGTAGagttcttaaatttatttagagtttagtaatttttaatgtttttcattaattttaatatctaatatttaaatataaataattatttaaactaataaaaatgatGTCACAAAATTGGATAGAAATATtgaataacaaaacaaaagcGAATTGTTATGTTATCAGTCCGACGCGAGCAAAAGCGAGGGGGGATGGCCACCCACCCAACCCTCTCCATGCTCACATCGGGCAACACATCAttgcaccaaaataaaaataaatgatcgCATGAATAtgcaaatgaaaatcaaactgaTATAAAAGTTGGATacttgaaaaaaatatcaaaacaaacacttaaaaaatgttatttatagaGACGAATCATGTAAACAAAGCAACATCGCTTGTGCCTCTTGCCCAAGGTTCCCCGTCTGTCTGTCCCATTGAATAACCCAATCCAAATCCCCGTTAGGTATTTTATAATGTTATGTTACAGTTGTTATTCCATTCTTACTCTGCAATGTAATTTGATAAGAGTGGGACCATTAAGCACAATACGAAGCTATTGGTAATGAAGTAAAAAcatgattttaattgagaaacaGAAATCCACCTACGGACACTGAAACAGAATACATAAAAACTGAAAGCAAAATCAAACAAGCAACCTTTTTACCCGCGATATATGTTGTTATTCTTGTAAATATTAA
This genomic stretch from Diospyros lotus cultivar Yz01 chromosome 1, ASM1463336v1, whole genome shotgun sequence harbors:
- the LOC127788723 gene encoding uncharacterized protein LOC127788723 isoform X1, whose product is METLGIAKRGRCQCHAVEWAPHGTRKRLKESSGPAENWNGIYTFATHKTVNRMDIHISIYMYGPLIYICIHSPNSRCLLPTELQRFLSLRHPYPISFSPFSLEVEDQPGTQMTADEWVAAALTDDAVVAELLFRLKQSTESLALPRPKQPTVSLPRWGQRQPRSKPAVLRKEGDSTRCSPTTPLSWSCGGGGDGSPSDGCDESSRPSDCFSGGRSKGIFSNETAANGTSANKRSRKKKTLAELKEEESLLLKERMHLKKELATLRVTLKEQKDRSENLKRLKLDLHIQSAKKRAATSDEPEATNLGQSYLVDVSSLGHVSVLRTITMPAHHQAAAPCNVKKEAETRERCFILPDLNAMPSEEDSSCETPYVAS